In the genome of cyanobacterium endosymbiont of Braarudosphaera bigelowii, one region contains:
- the psaA gene encoding photosystem I core protein PsaA: MAKGTEARAKVIVDIDPVPTSFEKWGEPGHFDRTLVRGPKTTTWIWNLHANAHDFDSQTDDLEDVSRKIFSAHFGHLAVIFVWLSGMFFHGAKFSNYEAWLTNPTLIKPSAQVVWPVVGQGILNGDMGGGFHGIQITSGLFYLWRSSGYTNSYQLYATAIGALVMAALMLFAGWFHYHKKAPKLEWFQNVESMLNHHVAGILGLGCLSWAGHLIHVSLPVNKLLDAGVAIKDIPLPHEFFDASKMAELYPSFANGVTPFFTLNWGAYSDFLTFNGGLNPQTGSLWLTDIAHHHLAVAVLFIIGGHVYRTNWNIGHGMKELLDAHQGPLTGEGHKGLYEILTTSWHAQLAVNLALLGSLSIIIAQHMYAMPPYPYLATDYATQLSLFTHHMWIGGFLIVGAGAHGAIFMIRDYNPAQNVDNLLDRVIRHRDAIISHLNWVCMFLGFHSFGLYVHNDTMRALGRPQDMFSDSAIQLQPIFAQWLQNIHTLAPSGTAPHALATASYAFGGDTIAIADKVAMMPITLGTADFMIHHVHAFTIHVTVLILLKGVLYARSSRLIPDKNELGFRFSCDGPGRGGTCQVSGWDHVFLGLFWMYNSISVVIFHFSWKMQSDVWGTVSSSGDVTHTTLGNFAQGAITINGWLRDFLWAQSVNVINSYGSELSAYGIMFLAGHFVFAFSLMFLFSGRGYWQELIESIVWAHNKLNVAPSIQPRALSIIQGRAVGVTHYLLGGIVTTWAFFLARSLSL; encoded by the coding sequence ATGGCAAAAGGTACTGAGGCGAGAGCTAAGGTTATAGTAGATATCGATCCAGTGCCCACCTCTTTTGAAAAATGGGGTGAGCCAGGACATTTTGATCGCACTTTGGTTCGAGGTCCCAAAACTACTACTTGGATTTGGAACCTCCATGCTAATGCACACGATTTTGATAGTCAAACAGATGATCTAGAAGATGTTTCACGGAAAATTTTCAGTGCGCACTTTGGTCATCTAGCCGTTATTTTTGTTTGGCTGAGCGGCATGTTTTTTCATGGCGCAAAATTTTCTAATTATGAAGCGTGGTTAACTAACCCAACACTTATCAAGCCTAGCGCTCAAGTTGTTTGGCCAGTCGTAGGCCAAGGAATTTTAAACGGAGATATGGGTGGTGGTTTTCATGGTATTCAGATCACCTCTGGTCTGTTCTATCTATGGAGATCCTCAGGTTATACTAATAGCTATCAACTCTATGCTACTGCCATTGGTGCATTAGTCATGGCTGCTTTAATGTTGTTTGCTGGATGGTTCCATTACCATAAAAAAGCTCCCAAGCTTGAATGGTTTCAGAACGTGGAATCCATGCTTAATCATCATGTAGCGGGAATATTAGGATTAGGTTGCCTTTCTTGGGCAGGTCATTTAATTCATGTTTCTTTACCAGTTAATAAGTTGTTAGATGCTGGGGTAGCTATCAAGGATATCCCTCTTCCTCATGAGTTTTTCGATGCTAGCAAAATGGCCGAATTATATCCAAGTTTTGCTAACGGAGTAACTCCTTTCTTTACTTTGAATTGGGGAGCATATTCAGATTTCTTAACTTTTAATGGTGGACTAAATCCACAGACAGGAAGCTTGTGGCTTACTGATATAGCTCATCACCATTTAGCAGTTGCTGTCCTTTTTATAATTGGCGGCCATGTTTATAGAACTAACTGGAATATTGGTCATGGGATGAAAGAGCTTCTTGATGCTCATCAAGGTCCTCTTACAGGAGAAGGTCATAAAGGCTTATATGAAATTTTAACTACTTCATGGCATGCCCAGTTAGCAGTCAATTTAGCGCTGTTAGGGTCATTGAGTATCATAATAGCTCAGCATATGTATGCTATGCCTCCTTACCCTTATTTGGCAACTGATTATGCGACTCAGCTATCTTTATTTACCCATCATATGTGGATTGGTGGATTTTTAATAGTTGGTGCTGGTGCGCATGGTGCAATCTTTATGATAAGAGATTACAATCCTGCCCAAAATGTCGATAACCTCTTGGATAGAGTAATTCGTCATCGTGACGCAATAATCTCCCATCTTAATTGGGTTTGTATGTTTCTTGGTTTTCATAGTTTTGGACTCTATGTTCACAACGATACTATGAGAGCACTAGGACGTCCACAAGACATGTTTTCAGATTCAGCTATTCAATTACAGCCAATTTTTGCTCAATGGTTGCAGAATATTCACACACTAGCACCTAGTGGAACAGCACCTCATGCACTAGCAACTGCTAGCTATGCTTTCGGTGGTGATACTATTGCAATTGCTGATAAAGTTGCTATGATGCCTATTACTTTAGGAACAGCTGATTTCATGATTCATCATGTTCATGCTTTTACTATTCATGTAACTGTTCTTATTCTTTTAAAAGGTGTACTGTATGCTCGTAGTTCTCGTCTTATTCCAGACAAGAATGAACTAGGATTCAGATTCTCTTGTGATGGTCCTGGACGAGGCGGTACTTGCCAAGTTTCTGGTTGGGATCATGTATTCCTTGGATTGTTTTGGATGTATAACTCTATCTCTGTAGTTATCTTTCATTTTTCTTGGAAAATGCAATCAGATGTTTGGGGAACGGTATCTTCTAGTGGAGATGTTACACATACTACTTTAGGTAACTTTGCACAAGGCGCTATTACCATCAATGGTTGGCTAAGAGACTTCCTTTGGGCACAATCAGTTAACGTAATTAATTCTTACGGTTCTGAATTATCAGCATACGGAATTATGTTCTTAGCTGGTCACTTTGTATTTGCTTTTAGTTTAATGTTCCTATTTAGTGGACGTGGTTATTGGCAAGAACTTATAGAGTCTATTGTTTGGGCTCATAACAAGTTGAATGTTGCACCTTCTATTCAACCTCGTGCTTTAAGTATCATTCAGGGACGAGCTGTTGGGGTAACCCACTATCTATTAGGTGGAATCGTAACTACTTGGGCATTCTTCTTAGCAAGAAGCTTATCACTTTAG
- the psaB gene encoding photosystem I core protein PsaB, which yields MATKFPKFSQDLAQDPTTRRIWYGMATAHDFEIHDGMTEENLYQKIFASHFGHLAIIFLWTSGTLFHVAWQGNFEQWIKDPLNTHPIAHAIWDPHFGKGAIDAFTQAGASSPVNIAYSGVYHWFYTIGMTSNSELYQGSIFLLILASLLLFAGWLHLQPKFRPNLAWFKNAESRLNHHLAGLFGVSSLAWAGHLIHVAIPESRGQHIRWNNFLSTPPHPAGLEPFFTANWSVYAQNPDTINHAFGTAEGSGTAILTFLGGFHPQTESLWLTDIAHHHLAIAVIFIIAGHMYRTNWGIGHSINEILEAHNPPLSDPFHHGRLGAGHRNMYDTVNNSLHFQLGLALASLGTITSLVAQHMYSMPSYAFISQDHTTQAALYTHHQYIAGFLMVGAFAHGAIFFVRDYDPESNKDNVLARMLEHKEAIISHLSWVSLFLGFHTLGLYVHNDVVVAFGTPEKQILVEPVFAQFIQAASGKVMYGFDVLLSNPDSMASTGAAYLPNWLEAINSGKNSLFLDIGPGDFLVHHAIALGLHTTVLTLVKGALDARGSKLMPDKKDFGYAFPCDGPGRGGTCDISAWDSFYLAMFWMLNTIGWVTFYWHWKHLGIWSGNVAQFNENSTYIMGWVRDYLWANSAQLINGYNPYGTNNLSVWAWMFLLGHLVWATGFMFLISWRGYWQELIETLVWAHEQTPLANLVQWKDKPVALSILQARLVGLTHFTVGYVLTYAAFLIASTASKFG from the coding sequence ATGGCAACTAAATTTCCAAAATTTAGCCAGGATCTCGCTCAGGATCCAACTACCCGTCGGATCTGGTATGGAATGGCTACGGCCCACGATTTTGAAATCCATGATGGAATGACCGAAGAAAATCTTTATCAAAAGATTTTTGCTTCTCATTTTGGTCATCTTGCTATCATATTTTTGTGGACTTCCGGTACCCTTTTTCACGTAGCCTGGCAAGGTAACTTCGAACAATGGATCAAAGATCCTCTTAATACCCATCCTATCGCTCATGCGATATGGGATCCGCATTTTGGTAAAGGCGCGATTGATGCTTTTACACAAGCTGGTGCTTCTTCTCCTGTTAATATAGCTTATTCAGGTGTTTATCATTGGTTCTATACAATTGGTATGACAAGTAATAGCGAACTTTACCAAGGATCTATTTTTCTTTTGATTCTTGCTTCACTATTATTGTTTGCTGGTTGGTTACATTTACAACCTAAGTTTCGTCCAAACTTGGCTTGGTTTAAAAATGCTGAATCCCGCTTAAATCATCATTTAGCTGGTTTGTTTGGCGTTAGTTCTTTAGCTTGGGCAGGTCACTTAATTCATGTTGCAATACCTGAATCTCGTGGTCAACACATACGCTGGAACAACTTTTTATCTACTCCTCCTCACCCAGCAGGACTAGAGCCATTTTTTACAGCTAATTGGAGTGTTTATGCACAAAATCCTGATACTATCAACCATGCTTTTGGTACAGCTGAAGGTTCAGGAACAGCAATATTAACTTTCTTAGGTGGTTTTCATCCTCAGACTGAATCACTTTGGTTAACTGATATAGCTCATCATCACTTGGCAATCGCAGTAATATTTATTATTGCAGGCCATATGTACAGAACTAACTGGGGAATTGGTCATAGCATCAATGAAATACTTGAAGCTCATAATCCTCCTCTTAGTGATCCATTCCATCATGGAAGATTAGGTGCTGGTCATCGTAATATGTATGACACAGTCAATAACTCTCTTCATTTCCAACTTGGTTTGGCATTAGCTTCTTTAGGAACTATTACTTCCTTAGTAGCACAACATATGTACTCCATGCCTTCTTATGCTTTTATTAGTCAAGATCACACTACTCAAGCTGCTCTTTATACTCATCATCAATACATAGCTGGATTTTTGATGGTAGGCGCTTTTGCTCATGGTGCAATATTCTTTGTACGTGATTACGATCCTGAAAGTAATAAAGATAACGTTCTAGCACGAATGTTAGAACACAAAGAAGCAATTATTTCACATTTAAGTTGGGTATCGTTGTTTCTTGGTTTTCATACCTTGGGACTATATGTTCATAACGATGTAGTAGTTGCTTTTGGAACTCCTGAAAAACAAATTTTAGTCGAACCAGTATTTGCTCAGTTTATACAAGCAGCTTCTGGAAAAGTTATGTATGGCTTTGATGTCTTATTATCTAATCCTGATAGTATGGCGTCTACTGGAGCTGCATATCTACCAAATTGGCTAGAAGCGATTAATAGTGGAAAAAATTCACTATTTCTTGATATTGGTCCTGGTGATTTCTTAGTACATCATGCTATTGCTCTTGGATTACATACTACAGTTCTAACTTTAGTCAAAGGAGCATTAGATGCTAGAGGTTCTAAGCTAATGCCTGATAAGAAAGATTTCGGCTACGCCTTCCCTTGTGATGGGCCTGGTCGTGGAGGTACTTGTGATATTTCTGCTTGGGATTCCTTTTACTTAGCAATGTTTTGGATGCTTAATACAATAGGATGGGTAACTTTCTATTGGCATTGGAAACATTTAGGTATCTGGTCTGGTAATGTAGCTCAATTTAATGAAAATTCAACCTATATAATGGGTTGGGTCCGTGATTATCTTTGGGCTAACTCAGCTCAGTTAATTAATGGATATAATCCATATGGAACAAACAATTTATCCGTCTGGGCTTGGATGTTCCTACTCGGACATTTAGTTTGGGCAACCGGATTTATGTTCTTGATTTCTTGGCGTGGTTACTGGCAGGAGTTAATCGAAACACTTGTTTGGGCACATGAACAAACACCGTTAGCTAACCTAGTACAATGGAAAGATAAACCAGTTGCTCTTTCTATTCTACAGGCTCGTTTAGTTGGCTTAACACACTTTACAGTGGGTTATGTACTGACTTACGCCGCTTTTCTTATTGCTTCAACCGCTAGTAAGTTTGGCTAA